A section of the Marispirochaeta aestuarii genome encodes:
- a CDS encoding YopX family protein, which produces MREIKFRAWTGKKFVYGSRDDEVNPSWVLAMCNANGIEPEQFTGLKDKNGKEIYEGDIIEHYSGLVPKGADPYVKQIVRWNRYRWDGINNFNVSKIIGNIHENPELLEKAV; this is translated from the coding sequence ATGAGAGAGATTAAGTTTCGGGCATGGACTGGTAAGAAGTTCGTATACGGCTCGCGTGATGATGAAGTGAATCCTTCATGGGTGCTGGCTATGTGCAATGCGAACGGCATTGAGCCAGAACAATTCACCGGTCTCAAGGACAAGAACGGCAAAGAGATTTATGAGGGTGATATTATAGAGCATTATTCTGGTTTAGTTCCAAAAGGCGCTGATCCATACGTGAAGCAAATCGTAAGATGGAATCGATACCGTTGGGACGGCATAAACAATTTCAATGTATCAAAGATCATCGGCAACATCCACGAAAACCCGGAGCTATTGGAGAAGGCCGTCTAA
- the smpB gene encoding SsrA-binding protein SmpB: protein MEGKKILADNRKARFNYMVLDSLECGIALQGTEVKSMRAGKFSFTDAYARIRNGELWLVGFHITPYEFGNIFNHEPVRERRLLAHKDEIKRLQRKVDEKGLTLVPLKFYLKGGIVKLELGVCQGKKLHDKRQSIKERDDKRAADREFKQRL, encoded by the coding sequence ATGGAAGGCAAAAAGATCCTGGCGGACAACAGAAAGGCCCGCTTCAACTACATGGTCCTCGATTCTCTCGAATGCGGTATAGCCCTGCAGGGTACCGAGGTAAAATCCATGCGGGCCGGAAAATTCTCTTTTACAGACGCCTACGCCCGCATACGCAACGGTGAACTGTGGCTGGTTGGATTTCATATCACCCCCTATGAGTTCGGGAATATTTTCAACCATGAACCGGTACGGGAACGCCGGCTTCTGGCGCACAAAGACGAAATCAAGCGTCTGCAGCGCAAGGTTGACGAGAAAGGTCTGACTCTGGTACCCCTGAAGTTCTATCTGAAGGGGGGTATTGTAAAACTTGAACTGGGAGTCTGCCAGGGAAAGAAACTCCATGACAAGCGGCAGTCCATCAAGGAACGGGATGACAAGCGCGCCGCGGACAGGGAGTTCAAGCAGCGGCTGTAA